In the candidate division KSB1 bacterium genome, TCAAAAGCCGGGCAACTCCCTCTCGCTGATAAAGCCGGAGAGCGGAAATCATCTTATCAACAGCGTCAACATAATCGTGTGACCCGGATCGAAAAATAACAAAATAGGATCCAAAGGCACGCAATACTTCTCGCAACGGATAAGAGACAAATGTGGAAGCGAGGGTTCCCCCGAGCACGATGGCGAGACCTTGCTTATTCAGAAAAATTTCAGCAGGTGCTTTCCCTGCAATGATGCCGAAGGCGACAAGGGATGTGCCAATCAGAAAGCCTAAAACTGTTAGCATTAAACTGTCCTTCTTGTTTCTATTTGAGAGTCATCTTTGAGATGACTCTCAAATCTAATGATGAGTCTCAAATAGAAAAAATTCTTATTCTTTATACCGCCCAACCAATTCTCGCACCTCTTCAAGATCGGGATCGATTTTTAGCGCATTTTCCCAGGCCCTGACTGCTTCATCGATTTCACCACTGACAAAGTAAATCGAGCCGCCGAGGGAATAGGCCGTTGCCGTTTTCTTTTTTTCCAGTGAAGCTTGCAGAACTTTCAAAGCCTGCTCGAAGTGCTTTTTATAAAACAATTTTTGCGCCAAGTTGATATCCTGAATGATGTCGTCGGTCAGGTCTTCTTGGTCTTTTTTCTTCTTCTTGAATCCGGTTATCAAATCTTCTAAAGCGGACTCTTTATCCTCTCCTGAGTAAGTGGAATCACCGTAAATAATTTCTATATTGCCAGTCGAATTTCGCACCAAATCGACGGCAAGATTTGTCGATTCCGGATCCAGTACTATTTCAAGCTCAGTATCATTTTGATTAAATTGAACTCTAAGGTAGGGGTAGTCCATCGTCTTTTTCATTTTGTCACCGTCCAGCTCGGTAACAATCTGCTTGTGCGAAGAATCTGCGGCAACTGTCCTCTCGGTAGTTCCATTATTGTTCATTGCCACTTGCTTTTTGGACGCACAACCAAAATTAATTCTTATAATTAACAGAGCCAAAATTAAAGGCCAAATTTCGATAAAACGGAATTTACTCAAGAATCGATTCATAGTGAACACCGGATAGTTTTCTGTACCAGTTAAAAAGTATATTGTAATAAGAAAAGTTCGTACTGAACGCCATTGACTTTCATGCGCACACTCTGGTTTGTGGACTCAACATCCACCGAACTGAATTCGGACCCCAGAATCATTGAAAAACCTGTTGAAATAGAAAAATGTGAATTCAAATCCGTGCGCAGTCCTGCTCCCAAGCCGGTTAAATCAGGCGTCCTCAGGGTGAAGTAACGGGTGACTGCAAAGTAAACCGAAAGCCAGTCGCGAAACTGACTGTCTTTATTTTGTATCAAAGTTGAGTAAAGCATCGAACGGAAATTGTACGAAACCGGCGGGTGCGGCATTTTCGTGCCGGGTTTGACACTGTAGAAACTATTCTTGCTGAAAGAGGTACCGGTTAAGGAAACTCCTTCGGATAGAAAAGAAGCCCCCAGACGAAGTTCGAAGCGCAAACGGCTGCCCGGGGTCGTGTACTGATAAATGCCAAAGTAAACCGAATATTGAATGAGCTTGTTGTTAAAATCCGGACTCAAAAGAGAGTCGGCTGCGGAGTCAACTTCGAGTTGAAAGATTTCCAGACCGGCGTTGATCGACTTGTTCAACGGATTGAGTGACGGCGGTTTCATGTCTTTTTCATAAGCGGAATATGACTTTGCCCAAAGCACTTCGTTGGTTCCGGTACGGTTTAAGCGCAGGTCGAGAAAAAGCGCTTTATTGGGCAGGTAAGCAAGATTACCTTCCAGATAAGCGTCTACTCTGAGCTTGCGCGCAACCCGCCAAAGTTCATCCGGAGCCGGCAGTGAATTAATAATTGAAAAGCTGCTGTCCGTGGAAGAAATTTTTAAGGTGTTTAAATCAGGCAAAGCTACGACGGCGGGCTTGCCCAGGGTGCGCAATATTTCCACCAGGCGGCTTTCAAAGTGTTTACGCAGCGGAGCCGAAATATTGCTGCCTTCGGTTTCAATGCGATAAACAGCGATTCGGCCCAGATCCGGATCAATTTCTAGAATATCCTCAGGAACCTGGGCGAAAATTTCGTTCATCAGTTTCAGGATATTTTCGTTTGCATCCTCAAGCGTTTGAGCCGATGAATTGCTGATGAAACCTGCAAATCCGATTAATAAAATTAAAAAAAACTTCTTCATAATTGTTTCCAAATTAATTTTCAAGATACTTTTTATGAATGTTTAGCGCGCACCGACCGCATCAAATTACGGCGTGCTTTCGAAATTTCATCCTCGGAAATGTCGAGATTGGCTTCGAGGCTGGCGCGAACGAGCTCGCCCAATTTTTCCGGGAGTGAGTTGATCATCTTTTCGACCGTTTCTTCATCAACGCTTACCAGGGATTTGGCTAGAGCCTCGCGGTCGAAATCCACGGCTATTTCTGCGAGTTTTTCTTCCGGCATCTCAAAGAGCTGGTTAAAGGTCATAAATTTTTCGCTGACTTTTTGCGCCAGATTCATGTCCTGAGTCTGTAGATAATTTATCATCTCATCCTGGGTATCTTCATCCAGATGCTCCATGACTTTGACCAGCGAATCAAACCCGTTAGCCCGAACGTAACGCATTTTTTTCAACTCTCCGGCCCGTACGGCAAGCTGGCGTGCAAGGTGCTGGTAAACATCCGAGGGAATACGCTCAATGTTGCCCATCGCCGCCAGGACTGCTTTTCTGCGGTCGGGTTCCAGTTTACTCAACACCTTCGCGGCTCGATTTGCCCGCAGGTGCACAAGAACAATGGCAACAATGCCGACTTTCAGAGGCTTAATCAAATGCTGGACCTGGTCATCCGTCATCTGATTCAGAAATGCCAATTCATCGTTTTCAGCCGCATCTTTGCTGGTTTTCAATGCGAGCGTCCTCATATCTTCGTCAAATTGTTTTAGCAGACCCGGGGATTTCTCCGGCAAGTCTGTTTCCTCTAATACCGCAATTTGATGTTGAATACTTTCCGTGGCTTCCTGGCCCATGTAGGGAGCAACCAGCTCGATAAGCGGCTTGGAAACCGAAGCAAGTAAAATTGCCACATCGGTGACTCCCTCATTGCCTTTGTTATCGATCCAGCGGTGAAAGACTTTTGCTGAAGCAGCCGGCAGGCCGACGATCGTGTCAATAAGTGAAGATTTCAAAGAAGCCAGATCACGAGAACTTGTCTTTTCTCCCTCCAAGTTGAAATCTTTATGATTCTCTGATTCAGGGGTTGCTTCAGATTTAGAAGCCACAGCAACCACGCTATTTTGCTTAAGATTCTTGACAACCGAACGTAAGCCAATCAGAAAAAACAAAAGCAAAAGCACAGCAAGGCCAGCTGCAAAAGCGTACGGCTTCCAGTCTATAGCAGTGTTTGCCCCTTCGACTTCGGGTTGAAAAGGAAGTTCAGGAGTTTTCTCTTCATCTTTCATGAAGTTGGCTTTCACCGGAAAAGTAAACGCTTCGATTCGCACCCGGTCGCCGCGCTTCGGGTTTAAATCTGCGATCAAAGTAACATAGCGGCGAATGAACGACATATCGTTCTCGCTCAAACTGCGATCGACCAGAACATTCAACCTAATTCGGCGAACGTCGTAGCGATTCGCTTGTACTTCATCCCGCAAATTTGCCGTATTCGCTTCTGCAGCTTGACTGCCACCCAGGTTTTCCGGAATGTACGGCAGCCCGGGCAGATTCTTCAGCTCTTTGCTGAGCAAAGCATCCGGGAGTTTCGGAAGTTCGCGTTTAAGCTTGACCTTTTGCAGCTCCACGTTTGCCTTAACGACAAATTTGGTTTCGGGATAGTAAAGCAGAAGGGCATTTTGCAAGTTCCAGGTCAAATTCGCCTCCATAGAACTTTCAATATCGGTAAGCGCTCGTTCACCTAACTCCCCCTGTGCAAAAATAATCGAGGCGGTGAAGATAAAAATGAGCAGAGTAGAAAATGTCTTCGTCTTGTTCACTTGTCGTCCTTCATGTTTTCCTAAAATTGAGCGATTGGCTCCTGGCAATTAGCTTTTAGCGGTTAAGTGCAATTAGTTAAAATGGTTATTGTAAATCACCTAACCCGGATAAACCGGAAATCCGAAATCCGCCTGTTTTAACTTTCAAAATTCTTTGCCCAAAAAGCAAAGAATTCACTCTTAAGGAACTAACAGGTGATCCCGAAGAAAGTCGGGACACGACGTAAATTCTAAAAAGTCAAAAGCCAAAGGCCAAAAGCTAATGGCCAAACGCGTATTTAGGTTTTATTAAAACAGTCATAATAATCGGTAACTTATTTAGAATTCTAAATGGCTGTGATTTTTTTTTAACAAACTGACAATGAACAAAAAAGTCCGATTTTACTTGTACTTTAGATCATAATTCTTTAAAATAGTCTAATCAACCAATAACAAAAATTCGAAAGGAGGTGAAGTGATCCTTTTTTAAGGAACGGGGGATTCTATTCACTGTTCGTTTCTGTTTTACTTAAATAAGGAGGATTTGTCATGACTCAAATCCAAAAATTTCTGAGTAAACTCGGGGGGGTTGCTTTTTCATTTCTCATGCTTGCCCAAATAGGATGTCAAACAGGCGTGGAAGGTGAAATAGCAATCACCACTAAATCAGGGGAAGCACGTAAACTTTTTATGGAGGGCCTTCAGTTAAACCAAAACTTAAGGGGTGACGAAGCGCGCGAGTTTTTCTCAAAAGCTATTGAGGCGGACCCAGATTTTGCCCAAGCCCATTTATATCGCGCTTTTACAAATACCTCAACAGAGGATTTCCAGGAACATTTTGACAAAGCTGTGGCCCTGGCGCCAAATGCATCGGAAGGGGAGCGCCTTATGATTGAGGCTGTGCAGGCAAATGTGGACAACCAGCCGCTTAAGGCTATTGAGACGTACGAACAACTGGTAGAAAAATTTCCCAACGATAAACGCGCGCGGCAATTTCTCGGCGACGCTTACTTTGGTCAAGACCAAGACGATAAGGCCATTGCCCAATACGAAAAGGCTATTGAGATTGACGAGGACTATGCACCGGCCTACAACATGCTAGGCTACACGTACATCGAGAAAGAGAATTATTACGAAGCTGAGAGAGCTTTCCTAAACTATATTGATCTCATTCCCGGTGAAGCCAATCCGCACGACTCTATCGCAGACATGTATACTAGAATGGGGCGGCACGATGATGCTATCGAACATTACATGAAATCTGTAGAACTAAATCCAAAGTTTACTCTGTCCCAAAGAAAGATTGGTACAAATTTGGTTTTCATGGGTAACTATGAAGATGGGCGTGAGGCTTACCGAAAAGCAATGGCAATGGAAATGACGGAAACAGCCAAAGTAACCGACATGAACCAGATTGCTCGCTCTCATCTTTATGAGGGCAACTTCGAGCAGGCGATTGCAGCATATGATGAGTCGCTAAAAATGGCGCAAGAAGCAGGCCTGGCTGAAAGAGTCGCCGGAATTCATTCCCAAAAATGCTATGTCCATCTGGAATCAGGCCATCTTGCCAAAGCTGAAGCAAGTCTGGCAGAGTGCAAAAAAACGGTGATGGCGTCAGACTTGAGACAGTCTTTAAAAGACAATTTTGCTAAAGGCGCAATGGCGCAGGAAGCGCTCATCGCGGCAAAAAAAGGTGACTTTGAAGCGGCGCTGGCAAAAGCGGATGAGCATTTAGCAAAAATTCAGGAGGATAATGACCCCAGCGAAATCCAAGATCACCACGGCCTTCTCGGACTGATTCACTTTGAAAAAGGCGACCACGCTCAAGCAATCGAGCACCTCAACCAGGGCGACCAGCAAGATCCGTACACGCTTTATCATCTGGCGGTTGCCGAGTCCAAAGCCGGCGATCCAGCAAGGGCCGATGAGCTCTTCAGTAAAGTAGCAGATATGAATCAAAACCTTTTTGGCTATGGTTTGGGTTATGCTTTTGTGCGCTCAAAAGCAATGGATGCTAAAAAGATGAGCGCTAAATAGAAACCTTATTTTGATTAAATGACAAGAGCCCGGTGGTTGAGGAAGCCAGCGGGCTTTTTTTGTTTAAAATTGGAATTGACAGGATGGTTGCTCTAACTTCGAGTACGATAAAAATTCAGAAACTCATCAGGAGAGTAAACTCGAATTGGGTCACAAATTTTGTGCGGAAAATGTTTTTTGTTGCCGGTAACAAGGGCCTCGGCCTTTGAGGCATGTGCGACTTCCAAAAACATATCATCGTCTGGGTCGGGCAGAGTTTTTGACAATGAGAGGCCGCGTGCTGAAATGCCAACATGTTTAAATTGTTCAATTAAAGGATGAGTGACCTCTTCAGAAAAATGAAATTTTGGATAGTTTAGGACTTGCCGGTACTCGGTGATAATTCGAGCATCAAAAGCTAATCGTAGTTTCCCATCTGTGAGTAGAGCCACGATGGCCGCTGGCTTTCCAAAAGGATTCAGGAGCCCTGCGACCAACACATTCGTATCGAGGACAATGATCAACTTTTTCTCGATTTTCTAACCTGCCCCACCACAGCCTCTATTTCTGCCATGCTCATTTTGTCAGTGCCGGCTTTAATCGACGTCTGATGCATCTCCTCCATGGCAATCGTTGCTTTCGCTTTACGAAAGGCCGCAATGAACTTTTCCACATTCTTTTCATCTACACCAGCCATGACTGCGATGGGTTTCCCGTTTGAAGTCAGTATAACTTCGGCATCTTCCTTGAGTTGTTTCCAAAGCTCAGCGGAATTTTGCCGCATTTGCCGCACGCTAATGAATTGCATAATAACCCTTTTGTGACTTATTTTGAATTCTATTTGATAATCAAATCGTTATACAAATGAGACACAATTATGTTCCGGATAAATTTTTTGCAATCCCAAAAAAGCTCTAATAATAATTGATATTTATTTTTAGTCATATTATATTATTCAAAATTAAAGTTTACTAAAACTTTAGGTTTAGTAAATATCATTCCAAGCAAGCAATGATTACGTTACAAAACATAAAAGACACACGAACCACTCTTCCCAAAGAAATTGTTCACACTCCTCTGCTCTTTTCAGAAGAGCTCACCAAAGACTTCGGCGCAGAGATTTATCTTAAAGCCGAAAACCTGCAAGTAACGGGTGCTTACAAAGCCCGCGCCGCTTTTCATATTTTGAACAGCTTGTCTCCCGAGCAAAAACAGAAAGGCGCAGCCATCTCCTCTTCCGGGAATTTTGCCGGAGCTTTTGCATTTATGGGCAGCTTACTGGGTATTTCCACTTCCATCGTAATGATGCAGCAAACCGCACCCTTTAAGGTTGAAAAAACCAGACGGTACGGCGGAAAAGTGATCTTGTGTGAAAACCGCTTTGAGGCGAGATGGGAAACCCTCGACCGATTAGAAAGTGAAGGCACCACAGCTATCAACACTTTCGAAGCGCCGGAAGTTATTGTCGGACACGGTACAATCGGATTGGAAATTTTGCAGGACAACCCGGACATCGACATGATTCTGGTTCCGATCAGTAGCGCTGGTTTGATTGCCGGAGTTTCCCTGGCTGCAAAAGAACTCAATCCAAAGGTAAAAATCATCGGTGTGCAGCCGGAGGGCTGCAATGCAACCCATCTCTCTTTTCAAAAAGGCAGCGTGCAAACGATTGAGGATGTGGATACCATTTGTGATGCCCTGGTTGCTACAAAACCCGGTGCGTTGCCATTCGAGTACATGCAAAAATATGTGGACGACGTGGTTTTGGTTTCGGAGGAATCCATAAAAAAAGCAGTTGGTTTATTATTCGAAAAAACAAAATTGGTGGTCGAGCCGTCCGGAGCGGTGGGGGTTGCTGCTTTGCTAAGTAAAGTTGTTTCGGCCGAAAATAGCAGGATAGTCTCGTTGCTGAGCGGCGGCAATATTTCGAGGGAAAATTTTATAAAATTTCTAAACACTCAGTGATATCCAAACCTTCCAGGTTTAGACATCAGTCCGGACATCTAAATTACAATACAAATAGACCTGGAAGAGATTGAATGAAAGAAACCTGGAAGGTTACTAAAACCTTTCCAAAATTCTTCGTATAAATAAGTTAAAAAATAATAGAACCGTAACTTTTTAATTTTAAGGGGTTTTAAAAATGAATTACTCAGAAGCCTTATCTTTTACTTTCCAGGATAAAGAGTGGCTAAAGAAAGTTGGCATTGGCGGTTTCTTTGCCTTGATTAGTTTTTACGCGGGTCTGTTCTTTATCTTCGGCTTTTTTCTGGTCGGCTATTACATCGGTGTCCTCCGAAATGTCATGAACGGTGAAGAGTCTCCCCTGCCGGACTGGTCGAACATGAGCAAAATTTTCGTCGATGGCCTCATGGGAACAATTATTATACTCGCCTATTTTATCGTTATTGGCGGCACGTGTGCATTAATCATTACACGCGTTGCAACGGATCCGTATATTCAAGACTATGAATTAGCTATCTCCTGCGTGCTGACTTCTTTAATAACCCTGTTTGCATTAGGATTTTTTATTAATTACGGTCTCATCCAATTTGCCGCCACAGAAAATTTCGGCTCGGCATTTAGTCTAAGCGGCATTTTCACGTTAATCAAAAATGATTTGGGAAATTTTCTGGCAATTATGATTTTCTCTTCTATTTTAAACGCCATTCTGTTTTTGGCCGGACTGGGGATTCTTTCACCTTTCACTAATTTCTGGGGATTGGTCGTTCAGGCCCATCTTTTTGGTCAATGCGCAAGAGGATTGCAGGGCACAACGCCAACCGCTTTACAATCCGCTTGATCTGAGAGACATTTCAAAAAGAATTTATGAAACATTTTAAACTGTGGAAAATCACACTGCTCCTTTTACTGGGGCTTTTTGTTTTTCTATACATTTTTCTAAATACCGCCGCTGAATTTTACGTCGCCTTCACTAAGCCTGTATCCGGTCTGCATTTCCATTTTAACAAAGCTCAAGATCGAGTGATTATCTACGATGTCGAACCGGAGGGACAAGCAGCGATTGCCGGCCTGCAAAAAGGTGATCAAATTTTAGCAGTAAACAATACTTCGATTGCGAGCAGTGCTGACTTTATCAAAGCCCTCTGGGGTATTAAAATCGGCGAATTAGTGGCAATTAAGGCGCTCAGAGAAAATACCGAAGTTAAAATCGCCTTTATTTCAGAAAGGCAAGTTACTGCAGAACTTATTTTTCTGTCCCTATTACCGGGGATGCTGTTTGGTTACGCATTGTGCCTGATTGGAACTTTTGTCCTACTCAAGCGAATCCAGGATAAAGAGACTCAGATTTTTTACCTGATGTTGATTTTTTGGGCCCTGGCCATGCACGACGCCGTTCCGCTTGGCTACTTTTTGCATAATATCTTGCCATTCTGGTTTCGTGATATTCTAATGCATACCTCGTGGCCCTTAGCGATCGGGTTATTTTTACATTTTCTCTTAATTTTTCCTGTTAAAAACAAAACGTTCCAAAAATATCCTCAGCTTTCTCTCTTATTCATATATGCGCCTTTAGTTTTAATTGTACCTTATACCTTTGGCCTAATAAATCAATTAGAATGGACCGAAATACTTCTGCAGGTTGGCTGGGGCATTTGGCTTACCACTTATTTTACAATTGCCATGTGCATACTCGCGCGTTTTGTAAAACGCGCTCCTAACCCACACATTAAAAAGCAAACTGAAATCATGCTTTACGGGACTATGCTAAGTTTAGGTTTGCCTTTGCTGTTATTTTTTCTGCCCAAATTATTATTCGGCCAGTCCTTTCCTTATGCGGAATCCTCCGGAATTCTTATCATTCTATGGCCGGTGACCCTTGCCTACACCATCGTCAAACACCGGTTTATGAATATAGATTTTATCATTAAGCGCGGCGTGGGATACGCCCTCATTTCAGGCTTTGTGATCTCATTATATTTTTTACTTGTAATTGGTGTTGGGCAGCTCGTTTTGGACTTGAGCGGAACCAGAAGCCAAATTGTAACCATTTTGGCCACACTCTTTATTGCAGCCTTGTTTAATCCGGTTAAAAATAGAATCCAGAATTTTGTTGAACGTAAATTTTATCCAACACGGTTTACCTATATAGAGTCCATTCGATCTTTTGGGCATGAGCTCGTCAGTGTTCTGGATTTAGATAAAGTGCTGGAGAGGCTCACTTCGTTTCTTGCTGAAACCATTAAAATTAGTCTCGTTGCCATCTATTGGTACCACCCTGATGATGGCGAATTCAAGGCGCGCAAATTGAATGTGAACGGAGTTACCGAGCTGCCGGTGTTTACGGATGGAGACAAAGTTGTTAAAAAGTTAAAAAAGGAACAGCAGTTAGTAGACCTGTCGCCGCTAAAAACCGAACCGGATTTTCTATCGAGTGAAGAAACTGCAAAATGGAAACGCCTGCAAGGAGAGATGGTTCTACCCCTAATGTCAAAGGGCAATATGATTGGACTGCTTAGCATTGGCCCAAAAGAAGATGAACAGCCTTATTATAAAGAAGACATTGAGCTGCTTAAATCATTAAACGATCGTATCAACATTTCTTTGGACAATGCGCTGTTGACAGAGGAATTACGTGAACAGGATCGCATGAAAAAAGAACTGGAAGTAGCCCGGCGCATTCAGTTAAGTTCACTCCCTCAAACAGATCCCAAAGTACCCGGACTGGACATAAGCGGGATTTCAATCCCGGCCTTAGAGGTCGGAGGAGATTATTACGACTACATCGAGTTTACGGACGGTCGATTCGGAGTGGTAGTCGGCGATGTTTCGGGTAAAGGGACTTCTGCGGCGCTCTATATGTCACAACTGAAAGGTATTTTAAACACGGCTTCCCAATATCACCAATCGCTCAAAAAATTAATGGAGGAAGTCAACACCATAATCTTTCGCAGCATTGAGCAGCAATCATTTATTACTTTGATTTTTGGAGCGTTCGATCTAAAAAACCGGAAGTTCAATCTGGTTCGCGCCGGCCATTTACCGGTTCTATATTATAATGGGCAAACCCAATCATGTCGTCAACTCACCCCCGGTGGCATCGGCGTCGGCTTAGAAAATGGCAAAATCTTCAAATCCGAAATTAAGGAAGTTGCAGTGACTTTCAAATCGGGCGATATTTTTCTTTTTTACACAGATGGTGTCATTGAAGCTCGCAACCCCCGCGGTGATGAATTTGAAACAGAGCTATTGGAAGACTTAATCCGTGAAAACGGATCTGAAAGCGCTCTCTCGCTACGGGAAAACATCGTTCACAAAGTCAGGGAGTTTTCAGACAACACTTCACAAAGCGATGATATGACTTTGGTAGTCGTTAAAATCAAGTGATTTTTTTTAATTTTTTGGTTTAGTGAACTTCTGCCTTTCCCTTTTTATAACTAAAACCCACTGTTTCAAATCTTCAAAAATTATCTGAAACAATACAAGCTTGTGATTAGTTTGTCATTTGTTTATATTGCAGCACTTTTTTATTTTGCTTTTTCCATTTTGTCTATCTATTAATCCAAACAGGAGGAATTATGATTCATTCAAAACCCAAATCCTTGCGCTGGTTTTTCATAACCGGTTTACTTTTTTGTGTCCTTTCTTCAACACTTCAGGCAAAGGAAAACAAACTAACGCCGGAAATGATTGTTAATCTGAAACGTGTCTCTCAGGTGGCGATCGATCCTTCCGGGCAAAAAATTGCATTCGTTCTAAACGTTCCGCGCACTGAAAAAGACAAGCATGGCAGGTCTTATTCTGAAATTTGGCTTACAACAGTCGATGGTGAAAAACCAAAGCAATATACTTCTAAGCCTGGGCGGCCGAGTTCGGTGAGTTGGTCGCCGGATGGTAAGTGGATTACCTTTCTTTCCAAGCGTAAGAACCAGGATGAGCATACTCAGATTTATAAAATGCGCGTCGATGGTGGGGAGGCAGTAGCGCTGACTCACCATAAAAATTCAATCAGCAGTTATCACTGGTCGCCGGACGGCAAGTCGATCGCATTTGTATCGGCGGATCCTGCGAGCAAGGAAGAAAAAGAAGCTAAAAAAGCCGGCCGCGACTGGAAAGTTTACGATGAAAATTACAAACACCGCCGGCTCTGGATTCTTGATGTCGTCAAGGGTGAAACAAGTCAACCTTTTGAAAAGGATTTGAGCATTTGGAACCTTGTCTGGACCCCGGATAGCAAGGATCTTATCCTGCAAGCAACCGAAACCCCCTTAATCGATGATTCTTATGTCTTCCAAAAGATATATAAAACAGCGGCTTCCGGGGGAACTCCGCAAGTGCTCTGCACA is a window encoding:
- a CDS encoding tetratricopeptide repeat protein; translated protein: MNNNGTTERTVAADSSHKQIVTELDGDKMKKTMDYPYLRVQFNQNDTELEIVLDPESTNLAVDLVRNSTGNIEIIYGDSTYSGEDKESALEDLITGFKKKKKDQEDLTDDIIQDINLAQKLFYKKHFEQALKVLQASLEKKKTATAYSLGGSIYFVSGEIDEAVRAWENALKIDPDLEEVRELVGRYKE
- a CDS encoding threonine/serine dehydratase; the encoded protein is MITLQNIKDTRTTLPKEIVHTPLLFSEELTKDFGAEIYLKAENLQVTGAYKARAAFHILNSLSPEQKQKGAAISSSGNFAGAFAFMGSLLGISTSIVMMQQTAPFKVEKTRRYGGKVILCENRFEARWETLDRLESEGTTAINTFEAPEVIVGHGTIGLEILQDNPDIDMILVPISSAGLIAGVSLAAKELNPKVKIIGVQPEGCNATHLSFQKGSVQTIEDVDTICDALVATKPGALPFEYMQKYVDDVVLVSEESIKKAVGLLFEKTKLVVEPSGAVGVAALLSKVVSAENSRIVSLLSGGNISRENFIKFLNTQ
- a CDS encoding type II toxin-antitoxin system Phd/YefM family antitoxin translates to MQFISVRQMRQNSAELWKQLKEDAEVILTSNGKPIAVMAGVDEKNVEKFIAAFRKAKATIAMEEMHQTSIKAGTDKMSMAEIEAVVGQVRKSRKS
- a CDS encoding SpoIIE family protein phosphatase, whose translation is MKHFKLWKITLLLLLGLFVFLYIFLNTAAEFYVAFTKPVSGLHFHFNKAQDRVIIYDVEPEGQAAIAGLQKGDQILAVNNTSIASSADFIKALWGIKIGELVAIKALRENTEVKIAFISERQVTAELIFLSLLPGMLFGYALCLIGTFVLLKRIQDKETQIFYLMLIFWALAMHDAVPLGYFLHNILPFWFRDILMHTSWPLAIGLFLHFLLIFPVKNKTFQKYPQLSLLFIYAPLVLIVPYTFGLINQLEWTEILLQVGWGIWLTTYFTIAMCILARFVKRAPNPHIKKQTEIMLYGTMLSLGLPLLLFFLPKLLFGQSFPYAESSGILIILWPVTLAYTIVKHRFMNIDFIIKRGVGYALISGFVISLYFLLVIGVGQLVLDLSGTRSQIVTILATLFIAALFNPVKNRIQNFVERKFYPTRFTYIESIRSFGHELVSVLDLDKVLERLTSFLAETIKISLVAIYWYHPDDGEFKARKLNVNGVTELPVFTDGDKVVKKLKKEQQLVDLSPLKTEPDFLSSEETAKWKRLQGEMVLPLMSKGNMIGLLSIGPKEDEQPYYKEDIELLKSLNDRINISLDNALLTEELREQDRMKKELEVARRIQLSSLPQTDPKVPGLDISGISIPALEVGGDYYDYIEFTDGRFGVVVGDVSGKGTSAALYMSQLKGILNTASQYHQSLKKLMEEVNTIIFRSIEQQSFITLIFGAFDLKNRKFNLVRAGHLPVLYYNGQTQSCRQLTPGGIGVGLENGKIFKSEIKEVAVTFKSGDIFLFYTDGVIEARNPRGDEFETELLEDLIRENGSESALSLRENIVHKVREFSDNTSQSDDMTLVVVKIK
- a CDS encoding putative toxin-antitoxin system toxin component, PIN family — its product is MIIVLDTNVLVAGLLNPFGKPAAIVALLTDGKLRLAFDARIITEYRQVLNYPKFHFSEEVTHPLIEQFKHVGISARGLSLSKTLPDPDDDMFLEVAHASKAEALVTGNKKHFPHKICDPIRVYSPDEFLNFYRTRS
- a CDS encoding tetratricopeptide repeat protein, whose amino-acid sequence is MTQIQKFLSKLGGVAFSFLMLAQIGCQTGVEGEIAITTKSGEARKLFMEGLQLNQNLRGDEAREFFSKAIEADPDFAQAHLYRAFTNTSTEDFQEHFDKAVALAPNASEGERLMIEAVQANVDNQPLKAIETYEQLVEKFPNDKRARQFLGDAYFGQDQDDKAIAQYEKAIEIDEDYAPAYNMLGYTYIEKENYYEAERAFLNYIDLIPGEANPHDSIADMYTRMGRHDDAIEHYMKSVELNPKFTLSQRKIGTNLVFMGNYEDGREAYRKAMAMEMTETAKVTDMNQIARSHLYEGNFEQAIAAYDESLKMAQEAGLAERVAGIHSQKCYVHLESGHLAKAEASLAECKKTVMASDLRQSLKDNFAKGAMAQEALIAAKKGDFEAALAKADEHLAKIQEDNDPSEIQDHHGLLGLIHFEKGDHAQAIEHLNQGDQQDPYTLYHLAVAESKAGDPARADELFSKVADMNQNLFGYGLGYAFVRSKAMDAKKMSAK
- a CDS encoding DUF4013 domain-containing protein yields the protein MNYSEALSFTFQDKEWLKKVGIGGFFALISFYAGLFFIFGFFLVGYYIGVLRNVMNGEESPLPDWSNMSKIFVDGLMGTIIILAYFIVIGGTCALIITRVATDPYIQDYELAISCVLTSLITLFALGFFINYGLIQFAATENFGSAFSLSGIFTLIKNDLGNFLAIMIFSSILNAILFLAGLGILSPFTNFWGLVVQAHLFGQCARGLQGTTPTALQSA